A window of the Vigna angularis cultivar LongXiaoDou No.4 chromosome 3, ASM1680809v1, whole genome shotgun sequence genome harbors these coding sequences:
- the LOC108324447 gene encoding LOW QUALITY PROTEIN: probable leucine-rich repeat receptor-like protein kinase At1g35710 (The sequence of the model RefSeq protein was modified relative to this genomic sequence to represent the inferred CDS: inserted 3 bases in 2 codons) — MSPCSEAERMEKSRVPYASMVDNLIIAMMCIRPNIAQAVGVMDLNHLSLAINKFHGSIPKEIVIMRNLENLYLFQSGLSGTIPQEIDTLGKLIHLDMSSCNLTGFLPISIGPLTNLSLLNLHDNQLSGHIPSEIGKLINLKILYLQSNNLSDSIPREIGYLSNLNKLYLKGNQLSGFIPHEIGFLRKLSELDLTENFLSGKIPSTIGNLSNLNYLYLYGNKLSGIIPDEIGNLHSLLTIQLLGNNLSGPIPTSIGNLVNLESVLLYQNNLSGSIPSTIGNLSKLRELSLFVNNLSGKIPIEMNKIIALENLHLAHNNFVGHLPHNICVGGKLAKFSTSNNHFTSHIPESLKNCSSLIRVRLEENQLTGNITDAFGVLPNLDYIELSENNFYGHLSPNWGKFRSLTSLKISNNNLSGVIPPELGRAIKLQALHLSSNHLTGNIPRYLCNLVLLYDLSLNNNNLSGNIPIEIISMKNLQILSLGSNNLSGSIPIQLGNLFNLWNMNLSLNKFEGNIPLELAKLXYLTTLDLCENWLRGRLTHVLGGLKKLETLNLSHNSLSCDLSSFDDLKSLTSIDISYNEFEXPVFRNATMEAVRNNKGLCGNVSGLTLMCLETMLIRITLMV; from the exons ATGAGTCCTTGCAGTGAAGCGGAGAGGATGGAGAAGTCTCGAGTACCGTATGCATCGATGGTGGACAACCTTATAATTGCTATGATGTGTATAAGACCAAACATTGCACAAGCAGTGGGAGTG ATGGACCTAAACCATTTATCACTTGCAATTAATAAATTCCATGGTTCCATTCCCAAAGAAATTGTGATTATGAGGAACCTGGAGAATCTATATCTTTTTCAAAGTGGCCTTTCTGGCACCATTCCCCAAGAAATTGACACGTTGGGGAAACTAATACATCTCGACATGAGTAGTTGTAATCTTACTGGGTTCTTACCTATTTCAATTGGACCTTTGACCAATCTATCACTTCTCAACTTACATGACAATCAACTTTCTGGTCATATTCCTAGTGAAATTGGTAAGTTGATCAACCTCAAGATTCTATATCTTCAAAGTAATAATCTCTCTGACTCTATTCCTCGTGAAATTGGATATTTGAGCAATCTAAATAAACTTTACCTTAAAGGAAACCAATTGTCAGGTTTTATTCCTCATGAAATTGGATTTTTGAGAAAACTCAGTGAACTTGATTTGACTGAGAATTTTCTCTCTGGTAAAATCCCTTCCACAATAGGAAACTTGAGCAATCTAAATTATCTTTACCTTTATGGCAACAAATTATCTGGCATTATCCCGGATGAAATAGGAAATTTGCATTCCCTTCTAACAATCCAGTTGCTGGGCAATAATCTCTCTGGACCAATCCCTACTTCCATAGGTAACCTGGTCAATTTGGAATCCGTTTTACTTTATCAAAACAATCTTTCTGGATCCATTCCTTCCACTATTGGAAATTTGTCGAAGCTTCGTGAATTAtctttatttgtcaataatCTCAGTGGCAAGATTCCAATAGAAATGAACAAGATTATTGCTTTGGAAAATTTGCATCTAGCTCATAATAATTTTGTTGGCCATTTACCTCATAACATTTGTGTTGGTGGAAAGTTGGCAAAATTTTCCACTAGCAATAACCATTTCACTAGCCATATTCCAGAGAGTTTGAAGAATTGCTCTAGCCTTATACGAGTGAGACTTGAGGAAAATCAACTAACTGGAAACATAACAGATGCTTTTGGTGTACTTCCAAACTTGGATTACATCGAATTGagtgaaaacaatttttatggTCATCTttcaccaaattgggggaagtTCCGTAGCCTCACAAGCCTCAAGATCTCTAATAATAACTTATCAGGTGTTATCCCACCAGAGCTAGGCAGGGCAATCAAATTACAAGCACTTCATTTATCCTCAAATCATCTTACAGGAAATATTCCacgatatttatgtaatttggTCTTGTTGTATGATCTATCCCTCAACAACAATAATCTTTCAGGAAATATTCCCATAGAAATTATATCAATGAAGAATCTTCAAATTTTGAGTCTTGGATCTAATAATTTGTCTGGCTCAATTCCAATCCAACTTggaaatttattcaatttatggAACATGAATTTGAGCCTGAATAAATTTGAGGGAAATATTCCCTTAGAGCTTGCCAAATT ATATCTTACAACTCTTGATCTTTGTGAAAATTGGTTGAGGGGAAGATTAACACATGTGCTTGgaggattaaaaaaattagaaacattgAATCTCTCTCACAATAGTCTCTCATGTGATCTTTCTAGCTTTGATGATCTGAAGAGCTTGACATCTATTGATATATCTTACAATGAGTTTG TTCCAGTGTTTCGCAATGCTACAATGGAAGCAGTAAGAAATAATAAAGGCTTGTGTGGCAATGTTAGTGGCTTAACGTTGATGTGTTTGGAGACAATGTTGATAAGGATAACGTTGATGGTATAG